Genomic window (Granulicella arctica):
GCTCGCGAGGCTGGTGTTTCGCTGAAGACGGCGTCGCGGGTTTTGAATAATTCGTCAGAGCTGAATCCGGCGACGGAGAAACGCGTGCGCGAGGCGATGGCGCGGCTTGATTACCGTCCGAATGAGCTTGCGCGGGGACTGAAGGCGCGGCGTTCAGCGGCGATTGGGATGATTGTGCCGAATCTTTCTGATCCATTTACGGCATCGACGTTGCAGGCGGTTTTGACAGTGGCTCGTGCACGCGGATATGCCGTAATTTTTACGAGTTCGAGCGGTGATGAATCTTTGGAGAAGGCTGAATTGGACCTGCTGGTGCGGCGGCAGATTGAAGGTTTGATTGTGGCACCAGCATTGGGGAAGAAGAACTACTTTCGATCGATTGTGGGCACACGGCTACCCATTGTAGCGTTCGATCAGTTTGTTTCGGACAAGAGCATTGATTGTGTGACAGTAAATAATCGCGAGGCGGCGCGCACTGCGGTTGAACATTTACTGACACATGGGAAGAAAAAAATTCTGGCTGTTGGCGTTCGACCCGATATCTATACGTGCGTGGAACGAGTAGCTGGGTATTGCGAGGCAATGGCGGCGGAGAAGCTTCCAGAGCGGGTGCTGCTG
Coding sequences:
- a CDS encoding LacI family DNA-binding transcriptional regulator, producing MIRRSTAPTLVDVAREAGVSLKTASRVLNNSSELNPATEKRVREAMARLDYRPNELARGLKARRSAAIGMIVPNLSDPFTASTLQAVLTVARARGYAVIFTSSSGDESLEKAELDLLVRRQIEGLIVAPALGKKNYFRSIVGTRLPIVAFDQFVSDKSIDCVTVNNREAARTAVEHLLTHGKKKILAVGVRPDIYTCVERVAGYCEAMAAEKLPERVLLVEDEKDLTPEAIGKFFRKKDAPDAIFSLNWVASMGTLRALRDLHGFGSMAFISFDDFELAEMLSPALTVVRQPSAEMGRIAAELLFERLTGGRTVRKNVVLSTEFHIRQSCGCS